A portion of the Cervus elaphus chromosome X, mCerEla1.1, whole genome shotgun sequence genome contains these proteins:
- the SPIN3 gene encoding spindlin-3 gives MKTPLAKTASGQRSRTGSGHGSVSVTMMKRKAAYKKHRSRPISQPPRNIVGCRIRHGWKDGDEPLTEWKGTVLDQVPVNPSLYLIKYDGFDCVYGLELHRDERVLSLEVLPNRVASSRISDTHLTEIMIGKAVEHIFETEEGSKNEWRGMVLAQAPVMNTWFYITYEKDPVLYMYQLLDDYKDGDLHILPDSNDSPLTEREPGEIIDSLVGKQVENAKEDGSKRTGMVIHQVEAKPSVYFIKFDDDFHIYVYDLVKTS, from the coding sequence ATGAAGACCCCGCTCGCAAAAACGGCTTCTGGGCAGCGGTCCAGGACAGGCTCAGGGCATGGCAGTGTGTCTGTTACCATGATGAAGAGAAAAGCTGCATACAAGAAGCATAGGAGCAGACCCATCTCCCAGCCTCCAAGGAATATCGTGGGCTGCAGAATTCGGCATGGATGGAAAGACGGAGATGAACCACTAACAGAGTGGAAGGGAACCGTTCTGGATCAGGTACCTGTAAATCCCTCTCTGTATCTTATCAAATATGATGGATTCGACTGTGTTTATGGATTGGAACTTCACAGAGATGAAAGAGTGTTATCACTTGAAGTCCTTCCTAATAGAGTTGCATCATCTAGAATCAGTGATACACACTTAACAGAAATTATGATTGGCAAAGCAGTGGAACATATTTTTGAGACAGAGGAAGGTTCCAAAAATGAATGGAGGGGGATGGTCTTGGCTCAGGCACCTGTCATGAATACGTGGTTTTACATTACCTATGAGAAAGATCCTGTATTATATATGTACCAGCTCTTGGATGATTATAAAGATGGTGACCTACACATCCTTCCAGATTCCAATGATTCTCCTCTCACAGAGAGGGAGCCAGGAGAAATCATAGACAGCCTAGTAGGCAAACAAGTGGAAAATGCCAAGGAGGATGGCTCCAAGAGAACTGGCATGGTCATTCATCAGGTGGAAGCAAAACCCTCTGTGTACTTCATCAAATTTGATGATGATTTCCATATCTATGTCTATGATTTGGTAAAAACATCTTAG